From Sodalis glossinidius str. 'morsitans', the proteins below share one genomic window:
- the cysB gene encoding HTH-type transcriptional regulator CysB: MKLQQLRYIVEVVNHNLNVSSTAEGLYTSQPGISKQVRMLEDELGVQIFARSGKHLTKVTPAGQEIIRIAREVLSKVDAIKAVAGEHTYPDRGSLYVATTHTQACYALPEVIKGFITRYPRVSLHMHQGSPTQIAEAVSKGTADFAIATEALHLYDDLVMLPCYDWNRAVVVLPDHPLAGKTSLSIEELAVFPLVTYTFGFTGRSELDTAFNRAGLTPRIVFTATDADVIKTYVRMGLGVGVIANMAVNSEADPDLVKINADDLFAQSTTKIGFRRSTFLRSYMYDFIHRFAPHLTRDVVDMAVALRSNDDIEAMFKDIKLPLK; this comes from the coding sequence ATGAAATTGCAGCAACTTCGTTATATTGTGGAAGTGGTTAACCACAACCTGAATGTCTCCTCCACCGCCGAGGGGCTTTACACCTCTCAGCCCGGCATCAGTAAGCAGGTGCGGATGCTGGAGGATGAATTGGGCGTGCAGATTTTTGCCCGCAGCGGCAAGCATCTGACCAAGGTCACACCGGCGGGCCAGGAAATCATCCGCATAGCACGCGAGGTGCTGTCCAAGGTCGATGCCATCAAGGCGGTCGCAGGGGAACATACTTATCCTGATAGAGGGTCGCTGTACGTGGCGACCACCCATACACAGGCGTGCTATGCGTTGCCGGAGGTGATTAAAGGGTTTATCACGCGCTATCCACGGGTTTCACTGCATATGCATCAAGGCTCGCCTACCCAAATCGCCGAAGCGGTGTCAAAGGGGACGGCGGATTTCGCCATCGCTACCGAGGCTTTGCATCTGTATGACGATCTGGTGATGCTGCCCTGTTATGATTGGAATCGGGCCGTCGTGGTGTTGCCGGACCACCCGCTCGCCGGCAAGACATCGCTGTCTATAGAGGAGTTGGCGGTGTTTCCGCTGGTGACGTATACCTTTGGTTTTACCGGCCGCTCCGAGCTGGATACCGCCTTCAACCGCGCCGGCCTGACGCCGCGCATCGTGTTTACCGCCACCGATGCGGATGTCATAAAAACCTATGTGCGCATGGGACTGGGGGTTGGCGTTATCGCCAACATGGCGGTCAATAGCGAGGCGGATCCGGATTTGGTCAAAATCAATGCCGACGATCTGTTTGCCCAGAGCACCACTAAAATTGGTTTTCGTCGCAGCACCTTCCTGCGTAGCTATATGTATGATTTTATCCATCGCTTTGCCCCGCACCTGACCCGCGATGTGGTCGATATGGCGGTGGCGCTGCGCTCCAATGATGATATCGAAGCGATGTTCAAGGACATCAAGCTGCCCTTGAAGTAA
- a CDS encoding L-ribulose-5-phosphate 4-epimerase: MLNSLKQQVLEANLALPQHQLVTFIWGNVSAVDRENGLMVIKPSGVDYMASGRRVEGWQKPSSDSDTHRALYLAFEALGGIVHTHSRHATIWVQAGRDIPAWGTTHADYFYGAVPCTCPMTEAEINGRYEWETGQVIVETFRHRELDPAAVPAVLVNAHGPFAWGSDAANAVHNAVVLEEIAYMGIFSRQLSPELPAIQRSLLVKYYLRKHGKDAYYGQ; encoded by the coding sequence ATGCTAAACAGTCTGAAACAACAGGTGTTGGAAGCGAATCTGGCGCTGCCGCAGCATCAGCTGGTTACCTTTATCTGGGGTAATGTCAGCGCAGTCGATCGGGAAAACGGCCTGATGGTTATTAAACCGTCCGGCGTCGACTATATGGCGAGCGGCCGGCGGGTGGAAGGCTGGCAGAAACCTTCATCCGATAGCGACACCCATCGTGCCCTTTATCTGGCGTTCGAGGCGCTGGGCGGTATTGTCCACACCCATTCCCGTCATGCCACCATCTGGGTGCAGGCGGGGCGGGATATTCCCGCCTGGGGCACGACGCATGCCGACTATTTCTATGGCGCGGTCCCCTGTACCTGTCCGATGACCGAAGCCGAAATCAACGGACGTTACGAATGGGAAACCGGTCAGGTTATTGTGGAGACCTTTCGACATCGGGAACTCGATCCGGCGGCGGTGCCGGCAGTGCTGGTTAATGCCCACGGACCTTTCGCTTGGGGCAGTGATGCGGCGAATGCGGTGCACAATGCCGTGGTGTTGGAAGAAATCGCCTACATGGGGATTTTTTCTCGCCAGCTCAGTCCGGAGCTGCCGGCGATACAGCGCAGCCTGCTGGTGAAATACTATTTGCGCAAGCACGGCAAAGACGCCTATTACGGTCAATAA
- the yciH gene encoding stress response translation initiation inhibitor YciH, translating to MVYSTGGGRIKADEMPALRASGDGIVRLQRQTSGRKGKGVCLITGLDWDDAALQSLASELKKKCGTGGAVKDGVIEIQGDKRDMLKQLLEARGLKVKLAGG from the coding sequence CTGGTGTATTCCACCGGCGGCGGGCGCATAAAAGCGGACGAGATGCCCGCGCTGCGAGCGTCAGGAGACGGCATTGTGCGCCTGCAGAGGCAAACCAGCGGTCGAAAAGGCAAAGGCGTGTGTCTGATTACCGGCCTCGATTGGGATGACGCGGCGTTACAGTCGCTTGCCAGCGAGCTGAAAAAGAAATGCGGCACCGGCGGGGCAGTGAAAGACGGCGTTATTGAGATTCAGGGCGATAAACGCGATATGTTAAAACAGCTTTTAGAAGCGAGGGGTCTGAAGGTCAAGCTGGCGGGCGGTTAA
- a CDS encoding LapA family protein: MKYILIILLVLVIFIISVTFGAHNDQVVTFNYLLAQSQFRVSTLLTSLFSAGFVIGWVICGLFWLRTRVALMRAERKVKRLEQQLAPLKTTTKAPAGVPAVAPKE; this comes from the coding sequence GTGAAATATATTCTGATAATTTTGCTGGTGCTGGTGATTTTTATCATCTCCGTTACCTTTGGCGCGCACAACGATCAGGTGGTGACCTTCAACTACCTTCTGGCGCAGAGTCAATTTCGTGTGTCGACCTTACTCACCTCGTTGTTCTCTGCCGGCTTCGTCATCGGCTGGGTCATCTGTGGCTTGTTCTGGCTGCGCACGCGCGTGGCGCTGATGCGGGCCGAACGCAAGGTGAAACGCTTGGAACAGCAGCTTGCGCCGCTGAAAACGACGACCAAAGCGCCCGCCGGGGTACCTGCCGTTGCGCCTAAGGAATAA
- the pyrF gene encoding orotidine-5'-phosphate decarboxylase: MTRTILSSSSSLSPQQAGSPVIVALDYADARQALAFADRVAPSQCRLKIGKEMFTQAGPALVRDLQQRGFEVFLDLKFHDIPNTVAKAVSAAAELGVWMVNVHASGGERMMAAAREALVPFGADAPVLIAVTVLTSMNDEDLRGIGIAGSASDHAVRLAILAQACGLDGVVCSAWEAARLKTDCGAGFALVTPGIRPTGSDAGDQRRVMTPLQAQQVGVDYMVIGRPITQAADPAATLAAILQELQPGGADV, encoded by the coding sequence ATGACGCGCACGATTTTATCTTCCTCTTCTTCTTTATCCCCGCAACAGGCGGGCTCGCCGGTGATTGTGGCGCTGGATTATGCCGATGCCCGCCAGGCGTTGGCGTTTGCCGACCGTGTGGCGCCGTCCCAATGCCGGCTAAAAATCGGCAAAGAAATGTTTACCCAAGCGGGACCGGCGCTGGTGCGCGACCTGCAGCAGCGCGGTTTCGAGGTTTTTCTAGACCTGAAATTCCACGATATCCCCAATACGGTGGCCAAAGCGGTCAGCGCGGCGGCGGAACTGGGGGTATGGATGGTCAATGTACACGCCAGCGGCGGTGAACGCATGATGGCGGCGGCGCGGGAAGCGCTAGTGCCGTTCGGGGCTGACGCGCCCGTGCTCATCGCCGTCACGGTGCTCACCAGTATGAATGATGAGGATCTGCGGGGGATAGGTATTGCCGGCAGCGCTTCTGACCACGCCGTGCGTCTTGCCATACTGGCGCAAGCGTGCGGCCTGGATGGCGTGGTGTGTTCCGCCTGGGAAGCCGCGCGGCTGAAAACCGACTGCGGCGCGGGTTTCGCGCTGGTGACGCCGGGGATCCGCCCCACCGGCAGCGACGCGGGGGACCAACGCCGGGTGATGACGCCGCTGCAGGCGCAGCAGGTGGGCGTGGACTATATGGTGATCGGACGTCCTATTACCCAGGCCGCCGATCCCGCTGCCACCCTGGCGGCGATTTTGCAGGAACTGCAACCCGGAGGCGCCGATGTCTGA
- the topA gene encoding type I DNA topoisomerase: MGKALVIVESPAKAKTINKYLGKDYVVKSSVGHIRDLPTSGSASQKSTDASKKKKGKPDAQLALVNRMGIDPYHGWKARYEILPGKEKVVTELKALAEKADHIYLATDLDREGEAIAWHLREVIGGDDKRFSRVVFNEITRNAITQAFEQPGELNIDRVNAQQARRFMDRVVGYMVSPLLWKKIARGLSAGRVQSVAVRLVVEREREIKAFVPEEYWELHADLKTAQAAPLAMQVTHQREKPFKPVNQQQIQAALDGLENADYVVSDRDDKPTSSKPGAPFTTSTLQQAASTRLGYGVKKTMTLAQRLYEAGHITYMRTDSTNLSQDALNMARGYISASFGSPYLPKQANDYASKNNAQEAHEAIRPSDVNALAEQLKDMEADVQKLYQLIWRQFVACQMTPAQYDSTTLTVTAGEFQLRARGRTLRFDGWTKVMPALRKGDEDRTLPAVEAGQTLTLIKLLPSQHFTKPPARYSEASLVKELEKRGIGRPSTYVSIISTIQDRGYVHAENRRFYAEKMGEIVTDRLEENFRELMNYNFTAKMEDTLDQVAANQQEWKQVLDAFFQEFSQQLENAEKDPEDGGMRPNQMVMASINCPVCGRKMGIRTASTGVFLGCSGYALPPKERCKNTINLIPESETLNVLEGDDAETNALRARRRCGKCGTAMDSYVIDGQRKLHVCGNNPLCDGYDIEQGEFRIKGYDGPVVECEKCGADMHLKLGRFGKYMACTNDDCKNTRKILRNGDVAPPKEDPVPLPELLCEKSDAYFVLRDGAAGVFLAANTFPKSRETRAPLVAELARFRDRLPENLRYLADAPVKDDEGDSTLVRFSRKTKQQYVSSEKDGKATGWTAFYIDGEWQVTKK, translated from the coding sequence ATGGGTAAAGCTCTCGTTATCGTTGAATCGCCGGCCAAAGCCAAAACGATTAATAAATATTTAGGCAAAGACTACGTGGTTAAGTCCAGCGTTGGTCACATCCGCGATTTGCCGACCAGCGGTTCAGCGAGTCAAAAGAGCACCGACGCCAGTAAAAAGAAAAAAGGCAAACCGGACGCGCAACTCGCATTGGTCAACCGGATGGGTATCGATCCTTACCATGGCTGGAAAGCCCGGTACGAGATTTTGCCCGGTAAAGAGAAAGTGGTGACCGAGCTGAAAGCGCTGGCGGAAAAAGCCGATCACATCTACCTCGCAACCGACCTTGACCGCGAAGGGGAGGCTATCGCCTGGCATCTGCGCGAAGTCATCGGCGGTGATGATAAACGTTTCAGCCGCGTTGTGTTCAACGAAATCACCCGCAACGCCATCACCCAGGCTTTTGAGCAGCCGGGCGAGCTGAATATTGACCGGGTCAATGCCCAGCAGGCGCGGCGTTTCATGGATCGCGTCGTGGGCTATATGGTATCGCCGCTGCTGTGGAAAAAAATTGCCCGTGGTCTGTCGGCTGGACGGGTCCAGTCGGTCGCGGTCCGCCTGGTTGTGGAACGCGAGCGGGAAATCAAAGCGTTTGTTCCCGAAGAGTATTGGGAACTGCATGCCGACCTGAAAACGGCGCAGGCAGCGCCGCTGGCGATGCAGGTGACGCATCAGCGGGAGAAACCTTTCAAGCCCGTTAATCAGCAGCAAATCCAGGCGGCGTTGGACGGGCTTGAAAATGCGGATTACGTGGTCAGCGATCGTGACGATAAACCGACCAGCAGCAAGCCGGGGGCGCCGTTCACCACATCGACGCTGCAACAGGCGGCCAGCACCCGCCTGGGCTATGGCGTTAAGAAAACCATGACGCTGGCGCAGCGCTTATATGAAGCCGGACATATCACGTATATGCGTACCGACTCCACCAACTTGAGTCAGGACGCGCTTAATATGGCTCGCGGCTACATCAGCGCATCTTTCGGCAGTCCCTACTTGCCGAAGCAGGCCAATGATTACGCCAGTAAAAATAACGCCCAGGAAGCACATGAGGCGATCCGTCCCTCCGACGTTAACGCCCTGGCGGAACAACTGAAAGACATGGAAGCCGATGTGCAGAAACTTTACCAGCTGATATGGCGTCAGTTTGTTGCCTGCCAAATGACGCCGGCGCAATATGATTCCACCACGCTTACCGTCACCGCCGGCGAGTTTCAACTGCGCGCCCGCGGCCGCACGTTACGTTTTGACGGCTGGACCAAAGTCATGCCAGCGCTGCGCAAAGGCGACGAAGACCGGACCCTGCCGGCGGTGGAAGCAGGCCAGACGCTTACGCTTATCAAATTGCTGCCCAGTCAGCATTTCACCAAACCGCCCGCCCGCTATAGTGAAGCCTCGCTGGTGAAAGAGCTGGAAAAGCGCGGGATTGGCCGGCCGTCGACCTATGTTTCCATCATCTCCACCATTCAGGATCGCGGCTATGTCCATGCGGAAAACCGCCGTTTTTATGCGGAAAAAATGGGGGAAATCGTCACCGATCGTCTGGAGGAAAACTTCCGCGAGCTGATGAATTACAATTTTACCGCCAAGATGGAGGATACCCTCGATCAGGTGGCCGCCAATCAGCAGGAGTGGAAACAGGTGCTTGATGCCTTCTTCCAGGAATTCAGTCAGCAGTTGGAAAACGCCGAAAAAGATCCGGAAGACGGCGGCATGCGGCCCAATCAGATGGTGATGGCTAGCATCAACTGCCCGGTCTGTGGCCGCAAGATGGGGATCCGTACCGCCAGCACCGGCGTGTTCCTAGGCTGTTCGGGCTATGCGCTGCCGCCGAAAGAACGCTGCAAAAATACCATCAATCTGATCCCGGAATCAGAGACCCTGAATGTGCTAGAGGGCGACGATGCGGAAACCAATGCCTTGCGCGCACGTCGCCGCTGCGGGAAATGCGGCACCGCCATGGACAGCTATGTTATCGACGGGCAGCGTAAACTCCACGTGTGCGGCAATAACCCGCTGTGCGACGGCTATGATATCGAACAGGGAGAGTTTCGTATCAAGGGCTATGACGGTCCGGTCGTGGAGTGTGAGAAATGCGGTGCCGATATGCACCTGAAACTGGGGCGTTTTGGCAAATACATGGCCTGCACCAACGACGACTGCAAGAACACCCGCAAAATCCTGCGCAATGGCGATGTGGCGCCGCCGAAGGAAGATCCGGTGCCACTGCCCGAGCTGCTGTGCGAGAAGTCGGATGCTTATTTTGTCCTGCGCGACGGTGCGGCGGGGGTATTTCTGGCCGCCAACACGTTCCCGAAATCCCGCGAGACCCGCGCGCCGCTGGTGGCCGAGTTGGCCCGCTTCCGCGATCGCCTGCCGGAAAATCTGCGCTATCTGGCCGACGCGCCCGTCAAGGATGACGAAGGCGATAGTACGTTAGTGCGCTTTAGCCGTAAAACCAAGCAACAATATGTCTCATCGGAAAAAGACGGCAAGGCCACCGGCTGGACCGCTTTCTACATTGATGGCGAATGGCAGGTGACGAAAAAGTAA
- the ribA gene encoding GTP cyclohydrolase II yields the protein MQLKRVAEAKLPTPWDDFLMVGFEEIATGHDHLALVYGDITGPAPVLARVHSECLTGDALFSLRCDCGFQLEAALSHIAEEGRGILLYHRQEGRNIGLLNKIRAYALQDKGADTVEANHQLGFAADERDFTLCADMFKLLGVETVRLLTNNPKKVEILTEAGIHISERVPLIVGRNPKNARYLDTKAAKMGHLLNGPAE from the coding sequence ATGCAGCTTAAACGTGTGGCAGAAGCCAAACTGCCGACACCCTGGGATGATTTCCTGATGGTGGGATTCGAGGAAATCGCCACCGGGCACGACCATCTGGCGCTGGTGTACGGCGATATCACCGGGCCGGCGCCGGTGCTGGCGCGTGTCCATTCCGAATGCCTCACTGGCGATGCTCTGTTCAGCCTGCGCTGCGATTGCGGCTTTCAACTGGAGGCGGCGCTCAGCCACATCGCCGAAGAAGGCCGCGGTATTTTGCTCTACCATCGTCAGGAAGGCCGTAATATCGGCCTGTTGAACAAGATTCGCGCCTACGCCCTGCAGGACAAAGGCGCCGATACGGTCGAGGCCAACCATCAGCTGGGCTTTGCCGCCGACGAGCGGGATTTCACCCTGTGCGCCGATATGTTCAAACTGCTGGGCGTTGAAACGGTACGTCTGTTGACCAACAATCCCAAAAAGGTCGAGATTTTGACCGAGGCAGGCATCCATATCAGCGAGCGGGTGCCGCTAATAGTGGGCCGCAACCCCAAAAACGCCCGCTATCTAGATACCAAGGCCGCCAAAATGGGGCATTTGCTTAACGGCCCCGCCGAATAA
- the lapB gene encoding lipopolysaccharide assembly protein LapB, protein MLELLFLLLPVAAAYGWYMGRRSAQQDKQQEANRLSREYVAGVNFLLSNQQDKAVDLFLDMLKEDSNAFEAHLTLGNLFRSRGEVDRAIRIHQALMESTSLTFEQRLLAIQQLGRDYMAAGFYDRSEDMFSQLVNEDDFRVGALSLLLQIHQATSEWSKAIDVAEKLVKLGKEQHRVEIAHFYCELALQVMGSDDMDRAVALLKKGAAADKNSARVSIMRARIYMAQQDYAGAVGELTRVLDQDREMVSETLPMLQECYQELNQPAQWAEFLKRCVEEDTGSAAELLLTDIIEREQGPEVAHGYINQQLRQHPTMRMFHRLMNFHLSEAEDGRAKESLQTLRDMVGEQIHTKPRYRCQKCGFTSHSLYWHCPSCKSWASVKPIRGLDGQ, encoded by the coding sequence ATGTTAGAACTGCTGTTTCTGTTGCTGCCCGTGGCCGCCGCCTATGGCTGGTATATGGGGCGCAGGAGCGCGCAGCAGGATAAACAGCAGGAAGCTAATCGTCTTTCCCGGGAGTACGTCGCCGGGGTGAATTTCCTGCTGTCCAACCAGCAGGATAAGGCGGTGGACCTGTTCCTCGATATGTTGAAGGAGGACAGCAACGCCTTTGAGGCGCACCTGACTCTGGGTAATTTGTTCCGTTCCCGCGGCGAAGTCGATCGCGCCATCCGCATTCACCAGGCATTGATGGAGAGCACGTCGTTAACCTTTGAACAGCGGTTGCTGGCCATCCAGCAACTGGGCCGCGATTATATGGCGGCCGGTTTTTACGATCGCTCTGAAGATATGTTTAGCCAGTTGGTGAACGAAGATGATTTCCGGGTGGGCGCATTGAGTCTGCTGTTGCAGATCCATCAGGCGACCAGCGAATGGTCGAAGGCGATAGACGTCGCGGAAAAACTGGTCAAGCTCGGCAAAGAGCAGCACCGGGTGGAAATAGCCCATTTTTACTGCGAGCTGGCCCTCCAGGTGATGGGCAGTGACGATATGGATCGCGCTGTCGCGCTGCTGAAAAAAGGGGCGGCCGCGGACAAAAACAGCGCGCGGGTGTCCATCATGCGCGCTAGAATCTACATGGCGCAGCAAGATTATGCGGGCGCGGTCGGCGAACTGACGCGGGTGTTGGATCAGGATCGCGAAATGGTCAGCGAAACGCTGCCGATGCTGCAGGAATGTTATCAGGAGTTGAATCAACCCGCCCAATGGGCGGAATTTCTTAAACGCTGCGTGGAAGAAGACACCGGCTCGGCGGCGGAACTGCTGTTGACCGATATTATTGAGCGCGAACAGGGGCCAGAGGTGGCGCATGGCTATATCAACCAGCAATTGCGCCAGCATCCGACGATGCGCATGTTTCACCGGCTGATGAATTTTCACCTCAGCGAGGCGGAAGACGGTCGCGCCAAAGAGAGTCTGCAGACGCTGCGCGATATGGTCGGCGAACAGATCCACACCAAACCTCGCTACCGCTGCCAGAAATGCGGTTTCACCTCCCACAGCCTGTATTGGCATTGCCCGTCGTGTAAATCCTGGGCCTCGGTCAAGCCCATACGCGGTCTGGACGGCCAATAA
- a CDS encoding Flp family type IVb pilin, whose product MKDQRGVTTIEYAMLGVGMAVLIVALVRSIY is encoded by the coding sequence ATCAAAGATCAACGCGGCGTCACCACCATCGAATATGCTATGCTTGGGGTAGGGATGGCAGTATTGATTGTGGCGTTAGTTAGAAGCATATACTAG
- the pgpB gene encoding phosphatidylglycerophosphatase B, which produces MVEIAKRTGMGALLLMVLPLLLWASGWQWQPENDYRWLKGWYWLTQTVTSPWSTLTSALLISWFLWCLRYRLKPALVLAAILTATLLIGQGMKSFIKERVQEPRPYVVWLEKHYAIDDRAFYAMPRKARSAAVARELKEQQVIPPWLQKHWRAETGFSFPSGHTIFAASWALLAVGLLWPRLHRVSTVVLMVWASGLMVSRMALGMHWPWDVVMGVAVSWLVITLGCWLVQRWIGALTPTPEEAPDIRSRG; this is translated from the coding sequence ATGGTTGAAATTGCAAAACGCACCGGCATGGGCGCGCTGCTGCTGATGGTCTTGCCGCTACTGCTCTGGGCCAGCGGCTGGCAGTGGCAGCCGGAAAATGATTATCGCTGGCTAAAAGGGTGGTACTGGCTGACACAAACCGTCACCTCGCCGTGGAGCACCCTGACTAGCGCACTGCTGATAAGCTGGTTTCTCTGGTGCTTGCGTTATCGTCTCAAGCCGGCTCTGGTGCTGGCGGCGATATTGACCGCGACGTTACTTATCGGCCAAGGCATGAAATCGTTCATCAAAGAACGGGTGCAGGAACCCAGGCCCTACGTGGTGTGGTTGGAAAAGCATTATGCGATCGACGATAGGGCGTTTTACGCGATGCCGCGCAAAGCGCGCAGTGCGGCGGTGGCGCGGGAACTGAAAGAGCAGCAGGTGATTCCGCCCTGGCTGCAGAAGCATTGGCGGGCTGAAACCGGTTTTTCGTTTCCCTCGGGCCACACAATTTTCGCCGCCAGTTGGGCGTTACTGGCCGTGGGATTGCTCTGGCCGCGTCTGCACAGGGTCTCCACCGTGGTGCTGATGGTTTGGGCCAGCGGCTTGATGGTCAGCCGCATGGCGCTCGGTATGCACTGGCCGTGGGATGTGGTCATGGGCGTTGCCGTCAGTTGGTTGGTGATAACCCTTGGCTGCTGGCTGGTGCAGCGCTGGATAGGCGCACTGACACCGACGCCGGAAGAAGCGCCGGATATCCGCTCTCGCGGTTGA